The nucleotide sequence GGTACGGCCCCCGGGCCGGAGGCAGAACCGGATAATCGCGGCCCGCCTGGATGACCGGGGGCGCTGCGGCGGCGGTGACGTCGGCGCCGATCGCGCGGTACAGCTCGGCCTCGCGGTCGGCCATGCCCGCGCGGACCTCGTCGGCGAAGTAGCGGATGGCCTCGCCGATTCCGGTGACGTTGTCCGCGACGCCCTCGGGCGTGTACTTCTGCGCCTTGTCCTTGACCTTGCGCGCGGCCCACACACCCGCGCCGGCACCGACGGCCATCCAGAAGATCCGGGCCATGTCACGACCTTCCGCGAGCGGCGCGCTGGCGCGCGATGCGTTCGGCTTTGGCGGTGGAGCGTACGCGCTTGGCCAGTTCCGCACGTTGTTGCGCGGACAGCGCGCGGCGCACCCCGTAGGAGAAGGCCGCGGTCTTGACCAGCGGGCCGCCGAGCGTGGCGGCGACGGTCGACGACAGCGCGGTGGCGTTGGTCGACATCGTCTGCACGTTCCCGGCGATCTGGTCGACGCGGGCCAGTTGCGCGTTGGTCGCGCGGACGGCGTCGGTCATCTCGTCCAGCAGGGGCGGCGTACGGTCGGCGATGTCGGAGACGAGGCGGGTCGCCTCCTTGAGCACCTTGACCAGTTTCACCAGCACCAGCGCGAGGAAGGCGACGAGAATCGCCCAGAACGTCGCGATGATCATCAGCGCGACTTCGCCACCCGACACCTTGATGCGCTCCTTCAATGGCCTTTTGCGGCCGAAAGACAACGGCGGACGACAAGCTGAGGGGAAGTCACCCGGGAGACATCCACACGGGCGATTCCGGAAGCCCCGACCCTACCGCGACGTGACGGAGACGCTGCGGAACGGTCGCCTGACACTACCGGCCGCACGGGGTGCGGTGCACGGACCGGTGGTGGCCCTGTAGGAGGGGACTCGTCGCTGTGTGCGACGGTTGTCCGACACGTGTACGCGGGTGACACGGGGCGAAGGCGGAGCAAAAACGGAGCAAACGTACGGCGCCGCCCACGACGAAGCACGCGGCGAAAAGGGCCTGGCCCCGGATGGGGGGCCAGGCCCGTTTCGCCGCGTGCGTGCGGGAGGCGTCAGCGCGAGTAGTACTCGACGACGAGTTGCTCGTCGCAGATGACCGGGATCTCGCGGCGCTGCGGGAGCCGGTCGAGGCGGGCGACGAGCGCGCCGAGGTTGACCTCGATGTATTTGGGGGTGTTCTCGGCCGCGAAGCCGCCGGCGCGGACGACCTGGAACAGCGCCTTGTCGCGGCTGCGTTCGCGGACGCCGACGACGTCCTCGGGCCGGAGCCGGTACGACGGCCGGTCGACCTTGGTGCCGTTGACCTCGAAGTGGCCGTGGCCGACCATCTGGCGCGCCTGGTAGATCGTGCGCGCGAATCCGGCGCGCAGGACGAACGCGTCGAGGCGCCGCTCCAGGGCGACGACCATCTCCTCGCCGGTCTTGCCCTGGTGCTTGTGCGCGTTGTCGAACGCGGCGCGCATCTGGGTCTCGTTGATGTCGTACTGCGCGCGCAGCTTCTGCTTCTCCAGCAGGCGCACCTTGTAGTCCGACGCCTGCTTGCGTCCGCGGCCGTGCTCGCCCGGAGGATACGGCCGGTTTTCCAGGTACTTCTGCGCTTTGGGGGTCAGGGCGACGCCGAGGGCGCGGCTGCGCTTGATCTTGGGGCGAGCCTGGTTCAACGGATCCTCCGAGTGGGTGGGTACTTGCCAGCCACGGCCGATTTAGGTAAGCCTAACCTTAACGTCGATGGCACTTCGAGGGAAAGCCCCGGGACGCGTGATCGCCATCGCCCCGCCGTACGCCTGTCGCACACACCGCTGGAGGACGCATGCCCCGGACCACCGACGCCGCCGATGCCACGCCCGACGCGTCCGCCGACGGCTGCGACCGCCGGCGCTCGCGCGGCAGCCACCCCGACGCCGCGTCGCGCGCCCGCACCCTGGCCGCGCACGCCGCGTCCGCGATCGTCGAACTCCCCGGCCACATCGGTGACGAGCCGATCGTCCCCGCGGCCCGCACGGTGGAGGCCGACGGGTCGATACTCCTGCTCGTCCCGCCGGAGATCGGCGCCGCGGTGCTGACCTCGCGCGACGACGTCGCCGCCGTCCTGCATTTGGTGGACGTCGCACCGGTCGCCGTGCCGCAGCGGGTGCGCGCGCACTGCTGGATCGCCGGGTGGCTGAGCACGCCGTCCGGCTCGGGCCTCGGCCGGGCCGCGGCGCGCCTCGCCGCCGCGACGCACGACCCCGCGCTGCTGGCCTTCGGCGAATCGCGGTCGGGCGCCGTCGTGCGCCTGGAGCCCGGGGAGGTCCTCGTCGACGACCTGTGGGGCGCCGAGCACGTCGAACCCGACGAGTACGGCGCCGCCGGGGCCGACCCGGTGGCCGTGCACGAGGCCGAGTTGCTGCAACACCTCGCCGCCGCGCACGGTGCCGAGTTGCACCGTCTGTGCCGGCTGACCGGCGCGGTGACGAAAGGCGACCGCGTGGCGCCGGTCGCGCTCGACCAGTTCGGGCTGCGGCTGCGCTGCACGAGCCCGACGCGCACGCGCGACGTCCGCTTCGAATTCACGTCACCGGTGACCGGGCCCGCCACACTCGGCGAGGCTCTGCGGACGCTGTTCCATGGCCCGGGGTCGCCCGAATCCCCCTGCTCCTGAACGAATTTCGTCGATTTCCCGGAGAGGTTCCGAAGCTATCGAGAGCACTTCCGACCGCTCCTGACCACCTTTGATGGTTCCGCGGCGCACAGCCGCGGAGTTTTGCCCCCAACATCCGTTCTTCCGCCGATTGGCCGGATCACCGGTCCGATAAGGCACTGTTGGAAGGGCATCACCATCAGCCAACGGTGGCAGGAAGGACGGATACGGTGTTCGAGCGCCCTCGGCGACCCGGCACCGTCGGCGGCCCCAGGGAATCCCGCGATCCCGACCGGGCCCCGGCAACGCTCCCCTCGACGGAGGCCGCAGCGCCGGTCCCGCGGCGACGCGGCCGACCGACGGCACGGCTCCCGTGGCAACCACCGCCGCTGGCATCCCTTCCGTGGCAGGAGCGACTGCGCGCACGGCTGCGCGCGGACGCGTACGGCACGGAGACGCCCGAGCGCACCGACACCGGGGTCTCCGTCCCCCACGTGCTCGATCTCGCGCTGCGCACCGGCGAGTTGCTGCTCGCGAGCGGAGAGGGCGGCGAGGACGTCGAGGCGGCGATGCTCGGCATCACCGACGCGTACGGCCTGCACCGGTGCACACCGAACGCCACCTTCACGGCGATGACGCTGTCGTACCAGCCGTCGCTGGCGGACACCCCGGTCACCGCCGAGCGCGTGGTACGCCGCCGCGCCACCGACTTCACCCGGCTCGCCGCCGCACACCGGCTGGTCGAGGACATCACGACCGGCGAGGTGACGCTGGAGGACGCCTACCACCGGCTGGTCGAGATCCGCCGCAACCGGCACCCGTACCCCCGGTGGCTCGTCCTGGGCGCCACGGGTTCCGTCGCCGCGACGGCGAGCGTGCTGGTCGGCGGCGGCGTGATCGTCGCGTGCGCCGCGTTCTTCGCGGCCGTGATCGGCGACTGGCTCGCCCAGGTGCTGGCCCGGCGCGGTGTGCCGGAGTTCTACCAGTTCGTCCTGGCCGCGATGCCGGCCGCCGCGGTCGCCGTCGGGCTGATCAAGGCGGACATCGGCGTGTTGCCGTATGCGGTAGTCACCGGTGGGCTGTTCGCGCTGCTCCCCGGGCGGGCGCTGGTCGCCGCGGTGCAGGACGGCCTGACGGGCTTCTATATCACCGCCGCCGCCCGACTGCTCGAGGTCTTCTATCTGATCGTCGGCATCATCTGCGGTATCGCGATCGTGCTGTACGCGGGCAACCAGCTGGGCGTCGAACTCAACGTCGAGGGCTCGTTCTTCCCCGCGTCGAACCCGCCCGTGCAGCTCGCCGCGGCGGCCGGCCTCTCGCTCGCGTTCGCGGTGCTCGTGCAGGTGCGGCCCGACGTGCTGGCGATCGCGGCGGCGGGCGGGGCGGCGAGCTGGTCGATCTTCGAGGTGCTGCGCATCGCGGGGGCGGCACCGATACTCGCCACCGCCGTCGCCACCGGCGTCGTGGGCCTGCTTGGCCAGTTGCTCGCCCGCGCGGGGCGGACGTCGGCGCTGCCGTACGTCATCCCGGCGATCGGCCCGCTGCTCCCCGGCGGTGCGATGTACCAGGGCCTGCTCGGCCTGGCGCTCGGGCACACCGACAAGGGCTGGCTCGGTCTCGTCAACGCGGCGGGCCTGGCGCTCGCCCTCGCGGTGGGCGTGAATCTGGGGAGCGAGGTGGCGCGCTTCGTCCTGCCGGTGCCGCAGCGCGGCGGCCGGGAGATGCGCGCGGCGGCCAAGCGCACACGAGGCTTCTGAGGACAGGCGCACCCGCTCCAGCGAGACGGTGTCACCGTGGGGGCGGGGGCGCGGCGCGGAGCCCGGGCGCCATCGTGGCCCCGGCGTTCCCGCCTCCCGGCATGAGCACTCTGGCGAGGGTGCGGGGCCAGGGGGCGCCGTCGGGGCGGGGTCAGTGTCCGGGCGGGGCGGACCGTCCGGCGGGCAGTGCCGCCGGACGCGGCGTCCGGCCGGTGCCCGGACCGGCCGCGCGGGCGGTCACCGAGGTGCCGCGTCCGGTCGTGCGGAGGCGCGGCGCCGTCGCAAGCGGGCGCGAGCTTCGATGGCGGTGCCGCCCGGCCCCGGCGTCGGTTGTCGGCCCCCGGGCCGGCTGCGCGGGCGGATGACCTTGAGGGCGGGGTGCGCCGTTTGTGTGCGGGCGTTCACTCCGGTGCCGGGTCGGTCGGATGGCCGAGCTTGTCGCGGAGGCGGTCGAGGACGTCGGCGTAGCGGGCCTCGTTGCCGTAGCGCGTCGGGTGGTAGTAGCGCTTGCCGTGCAGCGCGTCGGGGGCGTATTGCTGCCGCGCGACGCCGCCCGGCACGTCGTGGGGGTAGACGTAGCCCTGCG is from Yinghuangia sp. ASG 101 and encodes:
- a CDS encoding DUF6167 family protein, which gives rise to MARIFWMAVGAGAGVWAARKVKDKAQKYTPEGVADNVTGIGEAIRYFADEVRAGMADREAELYRAIGADVTAAAAPPVIQAGRDYPVLPPARGPYRGRDVYGRDVYDPYELDAYDPRDAHDRHENQQGFRLGLPGAAPAPRLRDRRGGGTRHDRKDRR
- a CDS encoding DUF948 domain-containing protein; protein product: MSGGEVALMIIATFWAILVAFLALVLVKLVKVLKEATRLVSDIADRTPPLLDEMTDAVRATNAQLARVDQIAGNVQTMSTNATALSSTVAATLGGPLVKTAAFSYGVRRALSAQQRAELAKRVRSTAKAERIARQRAARGRS
- the rpsD gene encoding 30S ribosomal protein S4; this encodes MNQARPKIKRSRALGVALTPKAQKYLENRPYPPGEHGRGRKQASDYKVRLLEKQKLRAQYDINETQMRAAFDNAHKHQGKTGEEMVVALERRLDAFVLRAGFARTIYQARQMVGHGHFEVNGTKVDRPSYRLRPEDVVGVRERSRDKALFQVVRAGGFAAENTPKYIEVNLGALVARLDRLPQRREIPVICDEQLVVEYYSR
- a CDS encoding DUF2470 domain-containing protein; translation: MPRTTDAADATPDASADGCDRRRSRGSHPDAASRARTLAAHAASAIVELPGHIGDEPIVPAARTVEADGSILLLVPPEIGAAVLTSRDDVAAVLHLVDVAPVAVPQRVRAHCWIAGWLSTPSGSGLGRAAARLAAATHDPALLAFGESRSGAVVRLEPGEVLVDDLWGAEHVEPDEYGAAGADPVAVHEAELLQHLAAAHGAELHRLCRLTGAVTKGDRVAPVALDQFGLRLRCTSPTRTRDVRFEFTSPVTGPATLGEALRTLFHGPGSPESPCS
- a CDS encoding threonine/serine ThrE exporter family protein; its protein translation is MFERPRRPGTVGGPRESRDPDRAPATLPSTEAAAPVPRRRGRPTARLPWQPPPLASLPWQERLRARLRADAYGTETPERTDTGVSVPHVLDLALRTGELLLASGEGGEDVEAAMLGITDAYGLHRCTPNATFTAMTLSYQPSLADTPVTAERVVRRRATDFTRLAAAHRLVEDITTGEVTLEDAYHRLVEIRRNRHPYPRWLVLGATGSVAATASVLVGGGVIVACAAFFAAVIGDWLAQVLARRGVPEFYQFVLAAMPAAAVAVGLIKADIGVLPYAVVTGGLFALLPGRALVAAVQDGLTGFYITAAARLLEVFYLIVGIICGIAIVLYAGNQLGVELNVEGSFFPASNPPVQLAAAAGLSLAFAVLVQVRPDVLAIAAAGGAASWSIFEVLRIAGAAPILATAVATGVVGLLGQLLARAGRTSALPYVIPAIGPLLPGGAMYQGLLGLALGHTDKGWLGLVNAAGLALALAVGVNLGSEVARFVLPVPQRGGREMRAAAKRTRGF